From the Prinia subflava isolate CZ2003 ecotype Zambia chromosome 34, Cam_Psub_1.2, whole genome shotgun sequence genome, one window contains:
- the AMHR2 gene encoding anti-Muellerian hormone type-2 receptor isoform X1, giving the protein MGRPGGCWRGTAGVRGAFLGGSKPPQVHVCPLAGPQNLTCVSYKHPSVRGALGGAGAAAAGAVRCPPGQCCVGIWNRSHALVQGCWGGRGDACPSATCSPSPAGHPGSSVLLCLCHGHLCNGNATGTAAATSAAVGLGEPRQGPVPGQGWSAGTLWLWGASPLLLILFTCLGILGLHRTRARTGQPPRGGRRIGVPPEPPNPDLPALHFLQVLQSGRFSAVWRGTLRQRPVAIKAFAAGAGRRFAAERAVHALPLMEHENVARLLDTRAAGPRARGGLLVLQLYPAGSLRHFLGQHVGTWAGSVRLALSLARGLAFLHQELWRDGLYKPSVVHRDLSSQNVLVREDGTCAIGDFGLALALPPRAQDGTGARHAVTIRKEPRCRHSGWRTRPSWAPAPPGLSSGAWLRTRGGGRSSPRPGTAPPSPGGLCRSCWRIAGTRTPRRGSRQSGRCSGSSAWPRGPHRPRGTPARGPPPARSRSLPPCGTLVQPPYPGVLPHPGVLPSFPPALDKKAAKKMKKRMKKAQKRHKRSSSSSSSSSSSSD; this is encoded by the exons ATGGGGCGCCCAGGTGGGTGCTGGAGGGGCACAGCCGGGGTTAGGggggcttttttgggggggtcaAAGCCACCCCAGGTGCACGTGTGTCCCCTGGCAGGCCCCCAGAACCTGACCTGCGTCTCCTACAAGCACCCGAGCGTGCGGGGCGCGCtggggggcgcgggggcggcggcggccggcgcCGTGCGCTGCCCCCCCGGGCAATGCTGCGTCGGCATCTGGAACCGCAGCCACGCTCTGGTGCAGG gctgctgggggggCCGGGGGGACGCCTGTCCCTCGGCcacctgctcccccagccccgcggGACACCCCGGCAGCTCCGtgctcctgtgcctgtgccacGGCCACCTCTGCAACGGCAACGCCACCGGGACAGCGGCGGCGACAAGCGCggccgtggggctgggggaacCCCGCCAGGGCCCAG tgcctgGCCAGGGGTGGTCTGCAGGGACCCTGTGGCTGTGGGGTGCCAGCcccctcctcctcatcctcttcaCCTGTCTGGGCATCCTCG GACTGCACCGGACAAGGGCCCGCACGGGGCAGCCACCGCGGGGGGGGCGGAGAATCGGGGtccccccggagccccccaaCCCGGACCTGCCTGCGCTGCACTTCCTGCAG GTGCTGCAGTCGGGGCGCTTCTCGGCGGTGTGGCGGGGGACGCTGCGCCAGCGGCCCGTGGCCATCAAGGCGTTCGCGGCCGGGGCCGGCCGGAGGTTCGCGGCCGAACGCGCCGTGCACGCGCTGCCGCTGATGGAGCACGAGAACGTGGCCAGGCTGCTGGACACCAGGGCGGCCGGACCCCGCGCCCGAGGGGGgctcctggtcctgcagctCTACCCGGCC GGCTCCCTGCGCCACTTCCTGGGGCAGCACGTGGGGACCTGGGCGGGCAGCGTGCGCCTGGCGCTGTCCCTGGCCCGCGGCTTGGCCTTcctgcaccaggagctgtggCGTGACG GGCTGTACAAGCCCAGCGTGGTGCACCGGGACCTGAGCAGCCAGAACGTGCTGGTGCGGGAGGACGGCACCTGCGCCATCGGTGACTTCGGGCTGGCGCTGGCGCTGCCCCCGCGCGCCCAGGACGGCACCGGTGCCCGGCACGCCGTGACCATCCGGAAG GAGCCCCGGTGCCGCCATTCCGGCTGGCGTACGAGGCCGAGctgggctccagccccaccGGGGCTCAGCTCCGGCGCTTGGCTGCGGACGAGAGGCGGCGGCCGCTCATCCCCCCGGCCTGGCACTGCGCCCCCCAG CCCGGGGGGGCTCTGccggagctgctggaggattGCTGGGACCCGGACCCCGAGGCGCGGCTCTCGGCAGAGCGGGCGCTGCAGCGGCTCCAGCGCTTGGCCGCGGGGCCCGCACCGGCCCCGGGGGACCCCGGCTCGGGGGCCGCCCCCCGCCAG GTCCCGGAGTCTCCCACCATGTGGAACCCTGGTGCAG CCGCCCTACCCGGGGGTGCTCCCCCACCCTGGGGtgctcccctccttcccccccgCGCTGGACAAGAAGGCGgcaaagaagatgaagaagaggaTGAAGAAGGCCCAGAAGAGGCACAAG CGCTCTTCGTcgtcgtcctcctcctcctccagcagctccgaCTGA
- the AMHR2 gene encoding anti-Muellerian hormone type-2 receptor isoform X3: protein MGRPGGCWRGTAGVRGAFLGGSKPPQVHVCPLAGPQNLTCVSYKHPSVRGALGGAGAAAAGAVRCPPGQCCVGIWNRSHALVQGCWGGRGDACPSATCSPSPAGHPGSSVLLCLCHGHLCNGNATGTAAATSAAVGLGEPRQGPVPGQGWSAGTLWLWGASPLLLILFTCLGILGLHRTRARTGQPPRGGRRIGVPPEPPNPDLPALHFLQVLQSGRFSAVWRGTLRQRPVAIKAFAAGAGRRFAAERAVHALPLMEHENVARLLDTRAAGPRARGGLLVLQLYPAGSLRHFLGQHVGTWAGSVRLALSLARGLAFLHQELWRDGLYKPSVVHRDLSSQNVLVREDGTCAIGDFGLALALPPRAQDGTGARHAVTIRKEPRCRHSGWRTRPSWAPAPPGLSSGAWLRTRGGGRSSPRPGTAPPSPGGLCRSCWRIAGTRTPRRGSRQSGRCSGSSAWPRGPHRPRGTPARGPPPARSRSLPPCGTLVQRSSSSSSSSSSSSD from the exons ATGGGGCGCCCAGGTGGGTGCTGGAGGGGCACAGCCGGGGTTAGGggggcttttttgggggggtcaAAGCCACCCCAGGTGCACGTGTGTCCCCTGGCAGGCCCCCAGAACCTGACCTGCGTCTCCTACAAGCACCCGAGCGTGCGGGGCGCGCtggggggcgcgggggcggcggcggccggcgcCGTGCGCTGCCCCCCCGGGCAATGCTGCGTCGGCATCTGGAACCGCAGCCACGCTCTGGTGCAGG gctgctgggggggCCGGGGGGACGCCTGTCCCTCGGCcacctgctcccccagccccgcggGACACCCCGGCAGCTCCGtgctcctgtgcctgtgccacGGCCACCTCTGCAACGGCAACGCCACCGGGACAGCGGCGGCGACAAGCGCggccgtggggctgggggaacCCCGCCAGGGCCCAG tgcctgGCCAGGGGTGGTCTGCAGGGACCCTGTGGCTGTGGGGTGCCAGCcccctcctcctcatcctcttcaCCTGTCTGGGCATCCTCG GACTGCACCGGACAAGGGCCCGCACGGGGCAGCCACCGCGGGGGGGGCGGAGAATCGGGGtccccccggagccccccaaCCCGGACCTGCCTGCGCTGCACTTCCTGCAG GTGCTGCAGTCGGGGCGCTTCTCGGCGGTGTGGCGGGGGACGCTGCGCCAGCGGCCCGTGGCCATCAAGGCGTTCGCGGCCGGGGCCGGCCGGAGGTTCGCGGCCGAACGCGCCGTGCACGCGCTGCCGCTGATGGAGCACGAGAACGTGGCCAGGCTGCTGGACACCAGGGCGGCCGGACCCCGCGCCCGAGGGGGgctcctggtcctgcagctCTACCCGGCC GGCTCCCTGCGCCACTTCCTGGGGCAGCACGTGGGGACCTGGGCGGGCAGCGTGCGCCTGGCGCTGTCCCTGGCCCGCGGCTTGGCCTTcctgcaccaggagctgtggCGTGACG GGCTGTACAAGCCCAGCGTGGTGCACCGGGACCTGAGCAGCCAGAACGTGCTGGTGCGGGAGGACGGCACCTGCGCCATCGGTGACTTCGGGCTGGCGCTGGCGCTGCCCCCGCGCGCCCAGGACGGCACCGGTGCCCGGCACGCCGTGACCATCCGGAAG GAGCCCCGGTGCCGCCATTCCGGCTGGCGTACGAGGCCGAGctgggctccagccccaccGGGGCTCAGCTCCGGCGCTTGGCTGCGGACGAGAGGCGGCGGCCGCTCATCCCCCCGGCCTGGCACTGCGCCCCCCAG CCCGGGGGGGCTCTGccggagctgctggaggattGCTGGGACCCGGACCCCGAGGCGCGGCTCTCGGCAGAGCGGGCGCTGCAGCGGCTCCAGCGCTTGGCCGCGGGGCCCGCACCGGCCCCGGGGGACCCCGGCTCGGGGGCCGCCCCCCGCCAG GTCCCGGAGTCTCCCACCATGTGGAACCCTGGTGCAG CGCTCTTCGTcgtcgtcctcctcctcctccagcagctccgaCTGA
- the AMHR2 gene encoding anti-Muellerian hormone type-2 receptor isoform X2 gives MGRPGPQNLTCVSYKHPSVRGALGGAGAAAAGAVRCPPGQCCVGIWNRSHALVQGCWGGRGDACPSATCSPSPAGHPGSSVLLCLCHGHLCNGNATGTAAATSAAVGLGEPRQGPVPGQGWSAGTLWLWGASPLLLILFTCLGILGLHRTRARTGQPPRGGRRIGVPPEPPNPDLPALHFLQVLQSGRFSAVWRGTLRQRPVAIKAFAAGAGRRFAAERAVHALPLMEHENVARLLDTRAAGPRARGGLLVLQLYPAGSLRHFLGQHVGTWAGSVRLALSLARGLAFLHQELWRDGLYKPSVVHRDLSSQNVLVREDGTCAIGDFGLALALPPRAQDGTGARHAVTIRKAGTQRYLAPEILDESLDLRAWGRALRQADVYALALLLWEILSRCQALSPGAPVPPFRLAYEAELGSSPTGAQLRRLAADERRRPLIPPAWHCAPQPGGALPELLEDCWDPDPEARLSAERALQRLQRLAAGPAPAPGDPGSGAAPRQVPESPTMWNPGAGTGGRSKLGGLP, from the exons ATGGGGCGCCCAG GCCCCCAGAACCTGACCTGCGTCTCCTACAAGCACCCGAGCGTGCGGGGCGCGCtggggggcgcgggggcggcggcggccggcgcCGTGCGCTGCCCCCCCGGGCAATGCTGCGTCGGCATCTGGAACCGCAGCCACGCTCTGGTGCAGG gctgctgggggggCCGGGGGGACGCCTGTCCCTCGGCcacctgctcccccagccccgcggGACACCCCGGCAGCTCCGtgctcctgtgcctgtgccacGGCCACCTCTGCAACGGCAACGCCACCGGGACAGCGGCGGCGACAAGCGCggccgtggggctgggggaacCCCGCCAGGGCCCAG tgcctgGCCAGGGGTGGTCTGCAGGGACCCTGTGGCTGTGGGGTGCCAGCcccctcctcctcatcctcttcaCCTGTCTGGGCATCCTCG GACTGCACCGGACAAGGGCCCGCACGGGGCAGCCACCGCGGGGGGGGCGGAGAATCGGGGtccccccggagccccccaaCCCGGACCTGCCTGCGCTGCACTTCCTGCAG GTGCTGCAGTCGGGGCGCTTCTCGGCGGTGTGGCGGGGGACGCTGCGCCAGCGGCCCGTGGCCATCAAGGCGTTCGCGGCCGGGGCCGGCCGGAGGTTCGCGGCCGAACGCGCCGTGCACGCGCTGCCGCTGATGGAGCACGAGAACGTGGCCAGGCTGCTGGACACCAGGGCGGCCGGACCCCGCGCCCGAGGGGGgctcctggtcctgcagctCTACCCGGCC GGCTCCCTGCGCCACTTCCTGGGGCAGCACGTGGGGACCTGGGCGGGCAGCGTGCGCCTGGCGCTGTCCCTGGCCCGCGGCTTGGCCTTcctgcaccaggagctgtggCGTGACG GGCTGTACAAGCCCAGCGTGGTGCACCGGGACCTGAGCAGCCAGAACGTGCTGGTGCGGGAGGACGGCACCTGCGCCATCGGTGACTTCGGGCTGGCGCTGGCGCTGCCCCCGCGCGCCCAGGACGGCACCGGTGCCCGGCACGCCGTGACCATCCGGAAG GCGGGCACCCAGCGGTACCTGGCACCCGAGATCCTGGACGAGAGCCTGGACCTGCGGGCCTGGGGCCGGGCACTGCGCCAGGCCGACGTCTACgcgctggccctgctgctctgggagatcCTGTCCCGCTGCCAGGCCCTGAGCCCCG GAGCCCCGGTGCCGCCATTCCGGCTGGCGTACGAGGCCGAGctgggctccagccccaccGGGGCTCAGCTCCGGCGCTTGGCTGCGGACGAGAGGCGGCGGCCGCTCATCCCCCCGGCCTGGCACTGCGCCCCCCAG CCCGGGGGGGCTCTGccggagctgctggaggattGCTGGGACCCGGACCCCGAGGCGCGGCTCTCGGCAGAGCGGGCGCTGCAGCGGCTCCAGCGCTTGGCCGCGGGGCCCGCACCGGCCCCGGGGGACCCCGGCTCGGGGGCCGCCCCCCGCCAG GTCCCGGAGTCTCCCACCATGTGGAACCCTGGTGCAGGTACAGGGGGACGCTCCAAACTGGGGGGGCTGCCGTGA
- the AMHR2 gene encoding anti-Muellerian hormone type-2 receptor isoform X4 yields the protein MGRPGGCWRGTAGVRGAFLGGSKPPQVHVCPLAGPQNLTCVSYKHPSVRGALGGAGAAAAGAVRCPPGQCCVGIWNRSHALVQGCWGGRGDACPSATCSPSPAGHPGSSVLLCLCHGHLCNGNATGTAAATSAAVGLGEPRQGPVPGQGWSAGTLWLWGASPLLLILFTCLGILGLHRTRARTGQPPRGGRRIGVPPEPPNPDLPALHFLQVLQSGRFSAVWRGTLRQRPVAIKAFAAGAGRRFAAERAVHALPLMEHENVARLLDTRAAGPRARGGLLVLQLYPAGSLRHFLGQHVGTWAGSVRLALSLARGLAFLHQELWRDGLYKPSVVHRDLSSQNVLVREDGTCAIGDFGLALALPPRAQDGTGARHAVTIRKPVPDAGALVVPVALVVPVALCPRAQGPIGCRRAPSGTWHPRSWTRAWTCGPGAGHCARPTSTRWPCCSGRSCPAARP from the exons ATGGGGCGCCCAGGTGGGTGCTGGAGGGGCACAGCCGGGGTTAGGggggcttttttgggggggtcaAAGCCACCCCAGGTGCACGTGTGTCCCCTGGCAGGCCCCCAGAACCTGACCTGCGTCTCCTACAAGCACCCGAGCGTGCGGGGCGCGCtggggggcgcgggggcggcggcggccggcgcCGTGCGCTGCCCCCCCGGGCAATGCTGCGTCGGCATCTGGAACCGCAGCCACGCTCTGGTGCAGG gctgctgggggggCCGGGGGGACGCCTGTCCCTCGGCcacctgctcccccagccccgcggGACACCCCGGCAGCTCCGtgctcctgtgcctgtgccacGGCCACCTCTGCAACGGCAACGCCACCGGGACAGCGGCGGCGACAAGCGCggccgtggggctgggggaacCCCGCCAGGGCCCAG tgcctgGCCAGGGGTGGTCTGCAGGGACCCTGTGGCTGTGGGGTGCCAGCcccctcctcctcatcctcttcaCCTGTCTGGGCATCCTCG GACTGCACCGGACAAGGGCCCGCACGGGGCAGCCACCGCGGGGGGGGCGGAGAATCGGGGtccccccggagccccccaaCCCGGACCTGCCTGCGCTGCACTTCCTGCAG GTGCTGCAGTCGGGGCGCTTCTCGGCGGTGTGGCGGGGGACGCTGCGCCAGCGGCCCGTGGCCATCAAGGCGTTCGCGGCCGGGGCCGGCCGGAGGTTCGCGGCCGAACGCGCCGTGCACGCGCTGCCGCTGATGGAGCACGAGAACGTGGCCAGGCTGCTGGACACCAGGGCGGCCGGACCCCGCGCCCGAGGGGGgctcctggtcctgcagctCTACCCGGCC GGCTCCCTGCGCCACTTCCTGGGGCAGCACGTGGGGACCTGGGCGGGCAGCGTGCGCCTGGCGCTGTCCCTGGCCCGCGGCTTGGCCTTcctgcaccaggagctgtggCGTGACG GGCTGTACAAGCCCAGCGTGGTGCACCGGGACCTGAGCAGCCAGAACGTGCTGGTGCGGGAGGACGGCACCTGCGCCATCGGTGACTTCGGGCTGGCGCTGGCGCTGCCCCCGCGCGCCCAGGACGGCACCGGTGCCCGGCACGCCGTGACCATCCGGAAG CCCGTCCCTGATGCGGGGGCCCTGGTGGTCCCGGTGGCCCTGGTGGTCCCGGTGGCCCTGTGTCCCCGAGCTCAGGGCCCCATCGGGTGCAGGCGGGCACCCAGCGGTACCTGGCACCCGAGATCCTGGACGAGAGCCTGGACCTGCGGGCCTGGGGCCGGGCACTGCGCCAGGCCGACGTCTACgcgctggccctgctgctctgggagatcCTGTCCCGCTGCCAGGCCCTGA